Within the Candidatus Omnitrophota bacterium genome, the region CGCATTATTGGCAATGTGTTATTGAATAAACCATGTAGAGTCTTCATCGCGCCAACGGACGTTGTTCTCTCCGAATGGGACGTGGTGCAGCCCGACGTTTTCGTCGTCTGCGATAAGAAGAAAATTACGGAAAAGAATATTCAGGGTGCGCCCGATTTGATTATTGAAATTCTTAGCCCCTCGACGGCGAAAAAGGATCGCTGGGAGAAGAAGAATCTCTATGAAAAATTCGGCGTACGGGAATATCTGCTCGCCGATCCCGATGGCAAATTTGTGGAGCGGTTTTGTTTAGGAGAAGATGGCCGCTTCAACCGGGGCGAGGCTTTCGACGCGGCGGGAGAGATTACGCTAAAAACATTGCCGGAGATGGTTATATCCCTTAACGAAATCTTTGGGTGAACGAAACATGCCTTTGCCGAAATTAAAAGAAAAATTCACTTATCAGGATTATTGTACGTGGCCGGACGAAGAGCGATGGGAGTTGATTGACGGACGCCCTTACGACATGTCGCCTGCTCCGTTCCTATATCATCAAACCATCGCCGTCAATTTTACCGGGATTCTCAGAAACGCGCTCTTGAATAAACCATGCAAAGTTTATGTCGCGCCATCGGATGTCGTCCTCTCCGAATGGGACGTAGTGCAGCCCGATGTTTTCGTCGTCTGCGATAAGAAGAAAATTACGGAGAAGAATATTCAAGGCGCGCCGGATTTGATTATTGAAATTCTCAGCCCCTCAACGGCGAAAAAAGATCGCTGGGAGAAGAAGAACCTCTACGAAAAATTCGGCGTGCGTGAATATCTGCTGGCTGATCCCGACGGCAAATTCGTGGAGCGGTTTTGGTTGGGAGAAAATGGCCGCTTCGACCGGGGCGAGGCCTTCGACGCAGCGGGGGAGATTGCGTTGAAATCGCTGCCGGAAATTACGATTTCCTTACGCGATATTTTCGAGCAAGCGCTGTAAAGATTCCTCCCAGATGGGGAAGAACATTTTCACGATGGAATGCGCTTCTTTGAGATGCCGGTATAAATAATCGTTCCGCCGATCGAATGGAATCCGCTCCAAAGGTGGTTCCAGTTGGAAGGGGAAGACGGCGTGATCGAGCAGCGCGCGCGTTTCCTCGTCGCGCAGGAAGAAGCGCCAGAGTCCCTCTATCTCAACCAGATTCCAATTTCCCGCTGCGGCGGTATTCATTCTTTCTTCCAGCCGCCGCAACCGCGAAAAACTCTCATTCAACGATTTGACGCAATTTTCTGGATGAAATTTCATGACCTTGGGAAGGGCTTGCAGTCGCTTTTCGAACTCGTTTCCCAGATTATCAAACTCGGCAATTACTTCGTTCAAAGGCCGGATTTCTGCGCCTTTTTTCAATGCGCCTCCTTCGGTGGCGTCGATCCAGCGTACGGAGCTCGACGCCATTAACGCTTCCAACCGCTCCAAGTAGAACTTGAAGGAATACAATGTCGCTACGGGTTCGCCGCGAATGCCTTCGACGTATACGATCTTATGCTTAACGCTGGTTCCGTCGGCGTTGACGGTCTCCATCTCATCGTCCATCAAGCGCAGTACGCGGGCGGCGCGGGCGCTGAGGCTGGAATGCGTCATGCCGCCCGCCGGCGGAATCGCCAAATCCAAGCCTGTAAAGACGATGGGATTGCATCCTAAAACCAGCGCCAGGCGAATCGCCGTTTCCGCCACGTGCAATGGGCGTGGAATCAATTCTTCGAAGCCAAGAAGATTTTTCAACCAATAAGTAAAACGGGCGCTGTCGTCATAGACGCAAAGGCGGCGTTGCAATGAGCGATATCGGCGGGGAATGGCGTAATAGCAATCGGGAGAGAAAGCGAATAGCGTTTTCGGCGGCAATTCGACGCCTTCGAGGTGTTTGTCGTTTTCCGGCGAGGGATCGGTGGCGACGACGATCGGCGGTTCCACGCCATGACGTTGCAATGTCCGTACGGCCGTATCGACGCCGAGCAGCAGAGCGCGGCCTTGGGCATTTCTTAACGCCTTCACGTTTCGATCTAGAGATGGCCCTCCGGCGGCGATGACGGCGGGCGTTCCCGCGAAGCGTCCGCGCGCGTCGTCCAGCGTGAGCGCGCTCAGCATCTCCGGCAGGTTCGTAATTAAATTCCGCTGCACGAGCGGTCCCCGCGTCAGCCGCGCCCGCAGGCTGAATGCCTCCCGCTCCATCATCCGCCGCAACTGCGTCTGGACGGCGTCGTAGTAGGACGCGTCCTCCGGCGGAATCGAGGGATGGCGCAGCAATTGAAAGCCGTGCGCCGCCAAGGAGGTTTTGACATATTCCAGATGGTCTTCCAATGCCTCCGGCGCCGCCGCCAGCGCCAAAAAGACATGTGGATCGCTCAGCGTTTCCGACAGGTCGCGGTTTTGCAGCGCCCAGGCCAACCGCCGCCAATCTTTTTCGACGACGGCCAGGTTTCGCAAGCCGAATTCCCGCCGCAGCATTTCAATGGCGGTTCCATCTCCCGCGCCCAAAAGGACGGCTTGCTCGGCGCCATTGGGCAGGGTTTTGCGCAGCCAGGCTTCCTCATATCCGGCCGTTATCGGTTCGCCTAGTTCTGGAGGCAATCTGCGTAAAGCGGCGGCGGCCTGGGGATAGCGCCGTTCCAGTGCGACTAGATTTTTTTCGTAAAGACGATCCTGCAAGGCGTTCACTCCGAGGATTGTACTTTCGGTGCGTCCATCGCCGCTCGAAATCCCATGATTCCCCAATAAACGTACCCGATTTGCGGCTGCGTTCCTCCGCGCCAGGCGCAGCGCAACAGCCGAGGGTTGCCTGAAAGAAACGAGCCGCCGCGAAACATGCGGTAGATCGATCCGTCATAGGCTTTCTGTTCCAAGGCGTCCGCGCACCATTCCATGACGTTGCCCGCCATATCATAGGCGCCATACGGGCTGACGCCTTCCTCGTAATAGCCTACGGGCGAGGTGCGGGCGAAGCCGTCGCTTTCGCTATGCGGCTGATAGTCTTTATTAAAATCTCCCAGCCAATTGCACGCTTTTTCTTTCCATTCGTTTCCCCAGGGAAAGATGCGTCCGTCCGATCCCCGCGCCGCTTTTTCCCACTCCTGTCCTGTGGGCAAGCGGTAGGGCTTTCCCGTCTTTATGCTCAACCATCGGCAATAGGCTTGCGCTTCGAACCAACTGATGGAGCAAACGGGATAACGTTCTTGATGCTGGCCGTTATAATCCCGATCCGTCCAACTTCGCGGCTGAGTCCAGTTCATTTGCCGCCGAAAATTCCATCCCTCTTCCGGCCAATACTCCGGTTTTTCGTAACCGCCCGCGTTAATGAAACAAGCGAATTCTTCATTGGTGATTTCATATTTTCCAATGAAATAACCGGGCAGCGCGGCTTTTTGCTGCTCGGGTTCATCCGGCGGAGCGAGGAAAGCCGATCTTTCCTCTTTGCTGGAACCGAAAAGAAACTCTCCGGCGGGGATGGCGATCATTTCCGGCTCGACCCATTCTTGCGCCCGGACGTTCGCCGCCAAGGCCGCGAAACCAATCGTCCATAACCATCGAAAGGTCTTTCGCGCCGCTTGAGAAGCGCGGCGATCCGCCCGATAATTTCCCCCACGTATGACTCCGCCAATCATAAAGAAATTAATAGTCAAACTGGAAACCTCCACGCCTCTGTTCATAGCGTTATTGGCCGCCGGGGCGGCTATACGCTTGATTTACTGCGCGCTGCCGCCGCTGTATACTACCGATCTTCTGCGCAATTTGGGCTACGGCAAAGCCTTCCCTGTCTGGGGATTCCGCTTGTACGATCTTACGCCCTCGGACTTGACGCCGTCGCCGATGCAATATCTTTGGCCTAACCATAACTTTCCCTATCCCGCTGTCACGCTGCTTTTTTACGCTTTGATCGCTTGCCTTCATAGTTCGCTTTTCTTCGGCAAACTGGCGCTGACGCTCATCGACGCCGTCAACGCCCGTCTTATTTTTAAAATCAGCCAAGACCGCATACTCGCGGCGCTCTATTGGTTTAATCCTATCAATATTTGGTTTGGTTCGCGCGAGGGCCAATTCGAGCCGTTCGTTATTCTCTTGATGCTCCTGGCCCTGCGCGAGTTGCAAAAGGGCCGCTCCCGCGCCTATTTCTATCTTGGACTAGCGGTGCAGGCCAAATTATTCCCTATCTTTCTCGCTCCTTATTTTCTCAGCCGCCTATCTTGGCGCGAGCTGGGCCGATGCGTTCGCGTTGCAGTTTGGGGAGCGGCCAGTCTTGTTCCCAGCCTGGCCGCCGCTTGTACTAGCGGCTATATGGCCTATTTCTTTCGTCCCGGTTATATTCCCGCTTACAATCCGATTACGTGGAACCTGGGCGATCCATCATTGTATCCCTTTTTTCCCTTTTCCCTTGTCCTTGCGCATGGGATCGCCGGATTCGCGTTTGTTCTCTTTTGCTTATACGGCCTGCGTCGAACGAGACAGCTTATGCAGTGGCTGGCGCCGTTGGTTTTCGTGTTTTTCGTCAAGTTCAACCGCATCGGACAGTTTTGGTATCTCATGCTCACGCCCGCCTTCTGTCTTACGGTGGAGGAGCCGAGCTGCCGCCGATGGCTTTTTCTGTTTTCCGCTGCACTGGGCGTTCGTTCCCTCTATTCCATCTTGATCGGTCCGATCGGCTATTACAATCCGCCTGACGCCCAGTATTTAAACATACTTTGTTTTTGGGGATTTTAATTGATGCAAACTTTTTGCCGAATAAAGAAATTCCATTCCAAGATAAGGCTGATTTTTGCCTGTATGTTGATTCGATTCATCATAATGTCGCGCTAGTCAATCATTGATCCTATCCGATGTTTTTCTATAATATATACCGCATTTCCATGTTCTATTTTTTTTTTTGATTATTTTTGAATTACTTGTTGACAACGGATCACTTTTGTGATTTACTCCTTTTCAGCGATGTTGTTGGGCGCTATTCCAAAACTACATATTTCACCAAAGGAGGATGCTTATGCATGCAGCAGGTATCATTATGCTCATCGTCTGCGCGCTGGCGGCGCCGTTGGCGCAGTCTCAGCCGCAGACGCAAGAGTCGTATCCGGCGCCGGTTTCCGAATACGCGGAAAAGACGGGGCCGAATACGATGACGTTTCTCGCGTATCCCAAGTATTATCGCGCAGAGGATGGGGCGCTGGAGTTGGTTAACACCAACCTTGTCGCATCCAAAAGCGGCGAGTGGGATTACGAGGTCGCGGCGGGGATTTGGCAGCTCTACGTGCGCGCCGACGGAACCTTCCAAGCGCGGCACGAGGGCGACATCTTCACCTACCGCTTTGCCGGGCTAGGCGTAGGCCGCGGCGCGGATTACAAGCCGCTGGAGTTGGGCAAACTCAACTGGGAGAATATCGGCGTCGTGGGCGATAGCGTGCGTTGGTCCGAGGTTCTGCCCAACGTGGACGTGACAGTGCGCTATATCCACGATATTCTGAAAGTGGATGTGCGGCTCAAAAGCGCGTTTATGAGGCAGCTACGCGAACAAGTGAAAACGGGCATTTTGCCCTCGGACGAGTATCTAACCGCCCGCTTCGATATCCCATCCGTGCAGATTACAACCCAAGCCAAGCAAAACGGCGAGGCGGCGGATGTATATGGGGAGAAACTACCATTGGATCAGCCGCTTCATTTCGAACGCGATGGGAAAGAACTGCACAAGCTGCTTCCCGTAAAGACATTCCTGGCGGACGAAGCGGGAATGCCATTGGACAAGACGGCGCCCGTTATTCGCTCCGCTCAGTCGTGGCGGCTGAAGCGCGACGCTGCGGGCGAGGCGGAAATGTCGGCGCATCTCGGCGATCTCGCCGCCGCCAAGGACGGCGACGCGGTGATCGATCCGAGTATGACGTTTGGCCCCGATCAAGGGATGAAGGATACGTTGCTGCGATACCAATCGTCAACAAATTATGGCTCCGTAGACCTCGTCCAATGGCAGCCGAATGATTTGCTATTATTCGGTTTTGGCGTTTCTACCTTGCCGAGCGGCGTATCGATCAAATCGGCGAAATTGAATATATTCAAAGCCAATAATACGCTGCAAGGAAGCAATATTAAAGCGAAAACCTACAAAGTCAAAACAAATTGGAATGAATATTACGAGGTATGGGAAACGAACTGGGGAGTAACCGACGCCAACTATTCCGATCCTAAATACCAAGGAAAATCAGTTTCCATAATTGGCGGATATAATTGGCTATCGCTTGACGTTACTTTCGCGTTTAAATCCCATTTTTCGGGCAGCAGCGGCAGTTATGACGTGACGAATAAAGGATTCACCGTGAAAATGACGGGGGCCACGAGCGGATATGTAGAAATAGCGATGAGAGAGAGAACGCAAGATCCTAACTATCGTCCGCAATTGGTCATCAATTATGGTTTCTGCGAATTCGGGGCGGATGCGGGTCCCTACGGCGACGGTTCCAGTCAACGGCAATTGTCAATGAAAAACGATAATTTGCATACTATACGTTTCTTCGACGATGGAGGTTTGTATGATTCTGACGGTTCGTTATTGGAGAATTTCGTTAATACGGTGGCGACGAATGGGATGAAGGTGATTACTGTTTTTGGGGCGTGGCCTTATTACTACGACAATGGGAATTACGACATTACAAAAAAGACACAGTATGCGCAGCGCTTAGTAACGGTATTTTCCAGAAACGGAGTGAAAAACCGCGTTCAAGACGGAACAATCATCGGAATCGAACTGGGAAATGAAGAAGCGAATGGCATATGGATAGGTATGTCTCCTGATACGTATTATAACGGTTCATCTATTGGTGGAGAGCGATATGCATCCTTCTATTTAGAAGCATATACTCAAATGGAATCCAATCTGAACTATTCGGAATGGAAATATTGCGATATTTTAGCCAGTGGAAGTTCTAATGCTAGTTATTCTCTAGCATGGCCATCCACCGATTGGGGAAGCAATGCGATCTTTCTGCAGAGTTTTGTAAACACAGTCATAACTAATGGCGGTTGGGATAGACTTCCTAACGTTATCGCTATTCACAATTATTCTTTGGATAGCTATACGTATTCATCGGAATTTCATGAAAATACATCTGATCCTAATACGCAAAGAACGGAATGGTTCGATAGACTGAGTCAATTACATAGTGTTTGCAATGGAATTGGGTATATTCCCAATTTCGCGATGACGGAATACGGTTATAGTCCGAGAACGGGATATGATCTTGCGCCATTGAATACGGACGATCGCGCGCAAGCCATTTACTATCTGCGAAGTTCATTGATATCGGCGACAATGAAAATTCCTAATGGGTCCAGTTGGATGAAAGGAATCGGATGGAAATACCACTTCTATTATCATCATTGTCAAGATTACTGGCCAAGCGAATTGGAAGATTACGGATTTTTTAATGAAAACAATCAGAGCCGCGTAATACGCATCCCAGCGGAATTACTACACCGCTCCTTAACCACCGGTGGAATAAAACTAGGCTGGGAGAATTCAAGAATATGGACTCCGGCAAATCGCGTTAAACCTACCGCTGTAAGTCCAGAAGGTTATGCGTGGTGCGGTTGGCAAGAAAACGCCAGCGACATATGGTGGGGCGCAATTTGGAAATATAAACATAGTAACTCATTTGAAGATATATCAGAAACATCAAAGAATTTCATCACCAAAGGAAATTTCAGCAACCGCACCGTTGACGTTTACAAGTTCGATTTTACCTTGAATAACGGCGTCTGGTCGGCAACATGGAACTATAAGACAACTATAAATCCTCCACCTGGCGGCTTTTCCTATAATTCCAGTACGGATGAAACAACAATTCCCGTCACCAATGTCGATGAAAATCCAACGTTCATTTTAATTGATTAGCAAAGGAGAAAAACAATGAACAAACTAATAAATACAATGCATTCCAGCATTGCATTCACTCTTGCGGTAATTTTATTAATCGCAATTAATTCTCCCAACGGCTTTACTCAATCCAAGCCTCTCGTAGTCGTTCAGGATGAGAATGGAATCCATAATTCGTTATCCTTTTCACCCGACGGAGAAAGGTTGTTAACTACTGGAAGCAAAACCGCTATTGTGTGGGACGCGAAAACGGGAGAAAAATTATTGACGTTTGAAGGACATATACCCTATGGTGGAGCTGTTGCTTGTGGAGATTTTTCCCCAGATGGGACTAAAATCGCAACGGGAGGATACTCGTATACGGCCCTGATATGGGATTCTAAAACCGGTAAAATTGAATTTAAAGCAAAATTCATTGAAGGAATGCTTCCCAATCATATTGATAGCGTCGCATTTTCTCCAAACGGAGAAAATATCGCCATTGGAGGTGGTCCAGTAGGATTATCTATATGGGATATTTTAAGCAATAATATGATTATACAATTTAACATGTCATATCAAGCGAATAAGATGGAATATTTCCCTGAGGGCGGAAAGATATTAACACAATACTTAGGAAATATTAAAGTGATATCCGTGAAAGGTGAAATTTTAATGCAGTATTCAATTAACGGAATTGCTGCATTATCAAAGGATGGCAAGTATATACGAAACATAGTCGGTGACATTGATGGTATACTTGACAAATACGAATTGAGAATAATTGATGTGGAAACAAATGAAAGAATTTCATCGTACACGTTCAACGCAAAAAGAGGTACGCCTTATTTGTCAACCGATGGTCAATTTATCGTAGCCGCTTCGGAGAAATCGCCGGAAGGAATAGGCATTCGCAAGGTAGGCGCGTTGGATTCGGTTATGAGATCATTTTCCCTTGAAGCTAATGTGGATTACAATTACATGAAAGTAGCGTTTTCCGATGACAACAAGAAATTCGCTTGCATGATTGATACTAAGGCGTATATCTACGATATCAGCGACATAACGTCGGTCATCAAAGAATCGACGGCGCAATAAGCAAGCACACGCGGATGCGCGTTGGACGCGGCGGCGGGGCATGGCGGAGACGCCATGCCCCGCTGGCTATGTTTAAAATAATGGCGTCTGGTCAGCGGCATGGAACCCAAAGCCGACAATAAATCCTCCGCCTGGCGGCTTTTCCTATAATTCCAGTACGGATGAAACTACGATTCCCATCGCCTATGTCGATGAAAATCCTACCTTCATTTTAATCGATTAATAAAGGAGATAAAAAAATGAACAAACTAATAAATATAATGCTTTCCAGCATTGCTTTCACGCTTGCGGTAATTTCAGTAATCGCAGTTAATTCTCCGTGCGGCTTTACTCAAACCAAACCTCTCGTTGTCGTTCAGGATGAGAATGGAATGCGCGGTTCTATAACCTTTTCCCCCGATGGTGAAAGGTTGTTAACAACAGGAGAGAAAACCGCGATTGTGTGGAATGCTAAAACTGGAGAAA harbors:
- a CDS encoding Uma2 family endonuclease — translated: MPLPKLKEKFTYHDYCTWPDEERWELIDGRPYDMSPAPGVKHQTIVGNFFRIIGNVLLNKPCRVFIAPTDVVLSEWDVVQPDVFVVCDKKKITEKNIQGAPDLIIEILSPSTAKKDRWEKKNLYEKFGVREYLLADPDGKFVERFCLGEDGRFNRGEAFDAAGEITLKTLPEMVISLNEIFG
- a CDS encoding Uma2 family endonuclease yields the protein MPLPKLKEKFTYQDYCTWPDEERWELIDGRPYDMSPAPFLYHQTIAVNFTGILRNALLNKPCKVYVAPSDVVLSEWDVVQPDVFVVCDKKKITEKNIQGAPDLIIEILSPSTAKKDRWEKKNLYEKFGVREYLLADPDGKFVERFWLGENGRFDRGEAFDAAGEIALKSLPEITISLRDIFEQAL
- a CDS encoding 6-hydroxymethylpterin diphosphokinase MptE-like protein; this translates as MQDRLYEKNLVALERRYPQAAAALRRLPPELGEPITAGYEEAWLRKTLPNGAEQAVLLGAGDGTAIEMLRREFGLRNLAVVEKDWRRLAWALQNRDLSETLSDPHVFLALAAAPEALEDHLEYVKTSLAAHGFQLLRHPSIPPEDASYYDAVQTQLRRMMEREAFSLRARLTRGPLVQRNLITNLPEMLSALTLDDARGRFAGTPAVIAAGGPSLDRNVKALRNAQGRALLLGVDTAVRTLQRHGVEPPIVVATDPSPENDKHLEGVELPPKTLFAFSPDCYYAIPRRYRSLQRRLCVYDDSARFTYWLKNLLGFEELIPRPLHVAETAIRLALVLGCNPIVFTGLDLAIPPAGGMTHSSLSARAARVLRLMDDEMETVNADGTSVKHKIVYVEGIRGEPVATLYSFKFYLERLEALMASSSVRWIDATEGGALKKGAEIRPLNEVIAEFDNLGNEFEKRLQALPKVMKFHPENCVKSLNESFSRLRRLEERMNTAAAGNWNLVEIEGLWRFFLRDEETRALLDHAVFPFQLEPPLERIPFDRRNDYLYRHLKEAHSIVKMFFPIWEESLQRLLENIA
- a CDS encoding SUMF1/EgtB/PvdO family nonheme iron enzyme yields the protein MTINFFMIGGVIRGGNYRADRRASQAARKTFRWLWTIGFAALAANVRAQEWVEPEMIAIPAGEFLFGSSKEERSAFLAPPDEPEQQKAALPGYFIGKYEITNEEFACFINAGGYEKPEYWPEEGWNFRRQMNWTQPRSWTDRDYNGQHQERYPVCSISWFEAQAYCRWLSIKTGKPYRLPTGQEWEKAARGSDGRIFPWGNEWKEKACNWLGDFNKDYQPHSESDGFARTSPVGYYEEGVSPYGAYDMAGNVMEWCADALEQKAYDGSIYRMFRGGSFLSGNPRLLRCAWRGGTQPQIGYVYWGIMGFRAAMDAPKVQSSE
- a CDS encoding glycosyltransferase 87 family protein, translated to MTPPIIKKLIVKLETSTPLFIALLAAGAAIRLIYCALPPLYTTDLLRNLGYGKAFPVWGFRLYDLTPSDLTPSPMQYLWPNHNFPYPAVTLLFYALIACLHSSLFFGKLALTLIDAVNARLIFKISQDRILAALYWFNPINIWFGSREGQFEPFVILLMLLALRELQKGRSRAYFYLGLAVQAKLFPIFLAPYFLSRLSWRELGRCVRVAVWGAASLVPSLAAACTSGYMAYFFRPGYIPAYNPITWNLGDPSLYPFFPFSLVLAHGIAGFAFVLFCLYGLRRTRQLMQWLAPLVFVFFVKFNRIGQFWYLMLTPAFCLTVEEPSCRRWLFLFSAALGVRSLYSILIGPIGYYNPPDAQYLNILCFWGF